The following are encoded in a window of Pseudalgibacter alginicilyticus genomic DNA:
- a CDS encoding RagB/SusD family nutrient uptake outer membrane protein, with product MKNKLVFTILTISIFLNWSCSDLTEEVLDESLTGSGQAEAISGAIAPAYGQLGWTWRHTNYYGLQLIPSDEAILPYRGGTDWYDGGKFLAAHSHTITPTNDLVTSSWNELTKNISRTLSAIEVLTPLAESGDTEAESALYEMKALRAYLNMLTLDSWGLVFKKENSSETSEVLRGQDAIDYIESELLSVVDAINTTKGPGRMTQAAVWGFLARLNLNAAVYRDPYGTPNFTKEDMDAVIKYTDNIITSGKFTLSPEYFDLFNDDNHDNPELIFAIDQRGVLNNEHSRWTYWSLAGSNYGRLEYTSSDGTDGPAITSDFYQTWVDAYGDVDPADADARFYQKNQKIPAHLEDLTGVNPSNDENHYYCETAEDYEFDRGIIRGIIWGPRKDENGAFYTCDEGYRIYPVIQTKGNGPDKNVAYVNHTLQVDFTNEGRAHHAGYRNSKYQFSRTSPNANNYSSIDIVLMRYAEVFLMRAEAKLRNGDTAGALIDVNTVRTARTARAPIPAALTSIDIDILYRELGFEFYWEGLRRTNQIRFGHYEDSWTEKTDSNVNNRLFPIPQVAIDGASNTPGYLEQNKDY from the coding sequence ATGAAAAATAAATTAGTATTTACAATTCTTACTATCAGTATATTTTTAAATTGGAGTTGTTCAGATTTAACTGAAGAAGTTTTAGATGAATCTTTAACAGGAAGTGGCCAAGCAGAAGCTATTAGTGGTGCTATTGCGCCAGCGTATGGTCAATTAGGATGGACTTGGAGACATACAAATTATTATGGTTTACAATTAATACCAAGTGATGAAGCTATTTTACCGTATAGAGGAGGAACAGATTGGTATGATGGAGGTAAATTTTTAGCAGCGCATTCGCATACTATAACACCAACAAATGATTTGGTAACTAGTTCATGGAATGAACTAACTAAAAATATTTCAAGAACTTTATCGGCTATTGAAGTTTTAACCCCTTTAGCAGAAAGTGGCGATACGGAAGCAGAAAGTGCACTTTATGAAATGAAAGCACTAAGGGCTTATTTAAATATGCTAACCTTGGATAGTTGGGGACTTGTTTTCAAAAAAGAAAATTCATCTGAAACTTCAGAAGTGTTAAGAGGTCAAGATGCTATAGATTATATAGAAAGCGAATTGTTATCTGTTGTAGATGCTATTAATACAACAAAAGGACCTGGCAGAATGACGCAAGCTGCTGTTTGGGGGTTTTTAGCAAGATTAAATTTAAATGCAGCGGTATATCGTGATCCGTACGGAACTCCTAATTTTACAAAAGAGGATATGGATGCTGTAATTAAATATACAGATAATATAATTACATCTGGTAAATTTACCTTATCTCCAGAATATTTTGACTTGTTTAATGATGATAATCATGATAATCCAGAATTAATTTTTGCAATAGATCAACGTGGAGTATTAAATAATGAACATAGTAGATGGACTTATTGGTCTTTGGCGGGTTCTAATTACGGAAGATTAGAGTATACTAGTTCTGATGGAACTGATGGCCCAGCTATAACATCAGATTTCTATCAAACATGGGTAGATGCTTATGGGGATGTAGATCCAGCAGACGCTGATGCAAGATTTTATCAAAAAAATCAAAAAATTCCAGCACATCTTGAAGACCTCACGGGGGTAAATCCTTCAAATGACGAAAATCATTACTATTGTGAAACAGCTGAAGATTATGAATTTGACAGAGGAATTATCCGTGGTATCATTTGGGGACCAAGAAAAGATGAAAATGGAGCATTTTATACCTGTGATGAAGGGTATAGAATTTATCCTGTAATTCAAACTAAAGGAAATGGACCTGATAAGAATGTTGCTTATGTAAATCATACTTTACAAGTAGATTTTACTAATGAGGGCAGGGCTCATCATGCTGGATACCGAAACTCAAAATATCAGTTTAGCCGTACTTCACCAAATGCTAACAACTACAGTAGTATTGATATAGTTTTAATGCGCTATGCAGAAGTTTTTCTGATGCGTGCTGAAGCTAAATTAAGAAATGGAGATACTGCAGGGGCCTTAATTGATGTAAATACAGTACGAACAGCTAGAACTGCTCGCGCACCAATTCCAGCCGCATTAACTTCCATTGATATAGATATTTTGTATAGAGAGCTTGGCTTTGAGTTTTACTGGGAAGGACTTAGAAGAACAAACCAAATTCGTTTTGGTCATTACGAAGATAGTTGGACAGAGAAAACCGATAGTAATGTAAATAATAGATTGTTTCCTATACCACAAGTAGCCATTGATGGCGCTTCTAATACTCCAGGATATTTAGAACAGAACAAAGATTATTAG
- the pbfA gene encoding (R)-1-hydroxy-2-aminoethylphosphonate ammonia-lyase — MNQDEMNLNRTVKDDINLVSKHKLWNNQHADEKTLGLLEKDTRYFIPQSLSTQCLDVLRRAEGASLESVSGKRYIDFHGNYVHQVGYAHPRIIENVVKQLQKLPFSPEQYTNKPAIKFAKKLASLAPSNLNRILFTTTGSSAIAMALKLARAVTGKHKVMSFWDYSHVTSLDTMSVGGESFWRENKGGIVPTETINIPPPITYRGIFEDNESKCLEYIEYTLSKEANIGAFLAETVRNIDVQIPSKNFWKEVRALCNKYGVLLILDEISIALGRTGYMFAFEHYDIEPDILCLGKGLGGGIYPQAAMITRDDYNHLTELSLGNCTFEKSPVGAVAGLTTIEIIEDQNLLKRAKKYEAFIKSSLETMKLNHTIIGDVRGIGMLWGIELVKDRITKEKASNEAEKILYYCLEKGLNFKVFYGNVLQLSPALTISRDELNIALNILNEALMKIQ; from the coding sequence ATGAATCAAGATGAAATGAATTTAAACAGAACTGTAAAAGATGATATTAATTTAGTATCAAAACATAAGCTGTGGAATAATCAGCATGCAGATGAAAAGACGCTTGGTTTATTAGAAAAAGACACACGTTATTTTATTCCTCAATCACTTTCTACGCAGTGTTTAGATGTATTGAGAAGAGCCGAGGGCGCTTCTCTTGAGAGTGTGTCTGGTAAAAGATATATAGATTTTCATGGAAATTATGTTCACCAAGTAGGTTATGCTCACCCCAGAATCATTGAAAACGTTGTAAAACAATTACAGAAATTACCATTTTCTCCTGAACAGTATACAAATAAACCGGCAATAAAATTTGCAAAGAAATTAGCTTCGTTAGCACCTTCAAATTTAAATAGAATTTTATTTACTACAACAGGCAGTTCGGCCATAGCTATGGCCCTTAAATTAGCAAGGGCTGTAACAGGCAAACATAAGGTCATGTCATTTTGGGATTACTCTCATGTAACTTCCTTAGATACAATGAGTGTTGGAGGTGAATCCTTTTGGCGAGAAAACAAGGGGGGAATAGTGCCAACAGAAACCATTAATATTCCTCCTCCCATAACATATCGAGGCATTTTTGAAGATAATGAGAGTAAGTGTTTAGAATACATTGAATATACACTATCCAAAGAGGCTAATATTGGTGCTTTTCTAGCTGAAACTGTTAGAAATATAGATGTACAAATACCATCAAAGAATTTTTGGAAAGAAGTTAGAGCATTGTGTAATAAATATGGGGTGTTGTTAATTTTAGACGAAATATCTATTGCACTAGGTAGAACGGGCTATATGTTTGCTTTTGAACATTATGATATAGAACCAGATATTCTTTGCTTAGGCAAAGGATTGGGGGGTGGTATTTATCCACAAGCAGCTATGATTACGAGAGATGATTATAATCATTTAACAGAATTATCTTTAGGCAATTGTACATTTGAAAAAAGTCCTGTTGGAGCAGTGGCAGGACTAACAACCATTGAAATTATTGAAGATCAAAATCTTTTAAAACGGGCAAAAAAGTATGAGGCTTTTATAAAATCTTCATTAGAAACCATGAAGCTTAATCATACAATCATTGGTGATGTAAGAGGTATTGGAATGTTATGGGGAATAGAATTGGTAAAAGATAGAATTACTAAAGAAAAAGCATCTAATGAGGCAGAAAAAATATTGTATTATTGCTTAGAAAAAGGGCTGAATTTTAAAGTGTTTTATGGTAATGTTTTACAGCTATCACCAGCCTTAACAATTAGTAGAGACGAACTTAATATAGCGTTAAATATACTTAACGAAGCATTAATGAAAATTCAATAA
- a CDS encoding fibronectin type III domain-containing protein, whose protein sequence is MKIVISKIIVCSFILMPLISFTQNVDETFLVKPFLQDAEPNTIIIKWETSKGEESIVEWGLTPKLGKKSKGFSYDINFSESRIHEVKLEGLKRFTEYYYRVRTGKLVSNIYQFKTPPFSSDQESFNIVAMSDMQYDVNEPKKFLEIINEGVLQYFNKTYEGNVPNNLAMIMIPGDLVENGAKYNQWKDYFFNSGEKLFAEVPIYPVLGNHENNSKFYFKYFSLPENGTPAYAEHWWYKDYGNTRIIGLNSNEGYRNSKEQYLWLEKLLFDTAKDETIDFVFAQMHHPHKSELWIPGETDFSGKIVKILEDFSTQTKKPSIHFFGHTHGYSRGQSKDHKHLWINVASAGGAIDNWGEFEGRDYDEFTVTQDEYGFVVVEVDANKENPKFTIKRISRGNQNNIKNNEVSDTLVVYKKERLPMTPVAISPNNSVMSISGIVLKAGDFKSDFNNAFHAASNWQVCENEYFEDLVIDSWKQFENWYYLENRQKDDDLTDEKIKRLKPNTNYYWRVRYRDQNLNWSDWSQTLTFKTE, encoded by the coding sequence ATGAAAATAGTCATAAGTAAAATAATAGTCTGTAGTTTCATTTTAATGCCTTTAATAAGTTTTACGCAAAACGTAGATGAAACTTTTTTGGTAAAACCGTTTTTACAGGATGCAGAGCCTAATACTATAATTATTAAATGGGAAACTTCAAAAGGAGAAGAAAGTATCGTGGAGTGGGGGTTAACACCAAAATTGGGTAAAAAATCAAAGGGGTTTTCGTATGATATTAATTTTTCGGAAAGTAGAATTCACGAAGTTAAATTAGAGGGGTTAAAACGATTTACAGAATATTATTATCGTGTACGTACAGGAAAATTAGTTTCAAATATTTATCAATTTAAAACACCTCCTTTTTCTTCTGACCAAGAGTCATTTAATATTGTAGCTATGAGTGATATGCAATATGATGTCAATGAACCTAAAAAGTTTTTAGAAATAATAAACGAAGGTGTTTTGCAATACTTTAATAAAACTTATGAAGGTAATGTACCTAATAATTTGGCTATGATCATGATTCCAGGAGATTTGGTGGAAAATGGAGCAAAATATAACCAATGGAAAGATTATTTTTTTAATTCTGGAGAAAAATTATTTGCCGAAGTACCAATTTATCCAGTATTGGGTAATCACGAAAATAATTCAAAATTTTATTTTAAATATTTTAGTTTGCCAGAAAATGGTACGCCTGCTTATGCTGAACATTGGTGGTATAAAGATTATGGAAATACAAGAATTATAGGACTTAATTCTAACGAAGGTTATCGCAATAGTAAAGAACAGTATTTATGGCTTGAAAAATTACTGTTTGATACCGCAAAAGATGAAACGATAGATTTTGTATTTGCTCAGATGCATCATCCCCATAAATCTGAATTATGGATTCCAGGAGAAACTGATTTTAGTGGAAAAATTGTGAAAATTTTAGAAGATTTTTCAACTCAAACAAAAAAACCAAGCATCCACTTTTTTGGACATACACATGGATATTCTAGAGGACAATCTAAAGATCATAAGCATTTATGGATTAATGTTGCTTCAGCAGGAGGAGCAATTGATAATTGGGGTGAATTTGAAGGGAGAGATTATGATGAGTTTACTGTCACACAAGATGAATATGGTTTTGTAGTAGTAGAGGTGGATGCAAACAAAGAAAATCCAAAATTTACTATCAAACGGATAAGTAGGGGCAATCAAAACAATATAAAAAATAATGAGGTTTCAGATACATTAGTAGTTTATAAAAAAGAAAGGCTCCCCATGACTCCAGTTGCAATATCTCCCAATAATAGTGTTATGTCTATTTCAGGAATAGTACTTAAGGCCGGAGATTTTAAAAGTGATTTTAACAATGCTTTCCATGCAGCTTCAAATTGGCAAGTTTGTGAAAATGAATATTTTGAAGATTTAGTAATAGATAGTTGGAAGCAGTTTGAAAACTGGTATTATTTAGAAAATCGTCAGAAAGATGATGACTTGACAGATGAAAAAATAAAACGGTTAAAACCAAATACCAATTATTATTGGAGAGTGCGTTACAGAGATCAAAACTTAAATTGGAGTGATTGGTCTCAAACATTGACATTCAAAACAGAATAG